In Trifolium pratense cultivar HEN17-A07 linkage group LG7, ARS_RC_1.1, whole genome shotgun sequence, a genomic segment contains:
- the LOC123898122 gene encoding protein GLUTAMINE DUMPER 5-like yields the protein MRTITNTNSLAPSSSTTSMTHSSWHSPIPYLFGGLAAMLGLIAFALLILACSYWRLSGQLQDDEENNNRNIENEKEGENSKNESVKVYEEKFLVIMAGDQNPTFLATPVFPKSSSVIDLDAANHSDKQRENHESVEKLEKEEMETEEQSEHQ from the coding sequence ATGAGAACCATAACAAACACTAACTCATTAGCACCTTCATCTTCAACAACTTCAATGACTCACTCATCATGGCACTCGCCGATACCATATCTTTTCGGAGGCCTAGCAGCGATGCTAGGCCTCATAGCTTTTGCTCTATTGATTTTAGCTTGTTCTTATTGGAGACTCTCTGGTCAATTACAAGACGACGAAGAAAACAACAATAGAAACATAGAGAATGAAAAAGAAGGTGAAAATTCAAAGAACGAATCTGTTAAAGTTTATGAAGAGAAATTTCTTGTCATTATGGCTGGTGATCAGAATCCAACGTTTTTAGCTACACCTGTTTTCCCTAAATCATCTTCTGTTATAGATCTAGACGCCGCCAATCATTCCGATAAACAGCGAGAAAATCATGAATCTGTTGAGAAATTAGAGAAAGAAGAAATGGAAACAGAAGAACAGAGTGAGCATCAGTGA